The Parambassis ranga chromosome 19, fParRan2.1, whole genome shotgun sequence genome contains a region encoding:
- the idh2 gene encoding isocitrate dehydrogenase [NADP], mitochondrial: MAGYLKVLSSLSRSAGAAFSRNPGVLAPAANCQTSQQRNYADKRIKVAQPVVEMDGDEMTRIIWEFIKEKLILSNVDVELKYYDLGLPYRDQTDDQVTIDSALATKKYHVAVKCATITPDEARVEEFSLKKMWKSPNGTIRNILGGTVFREPIICKNIPRLVPGWTQPITIGRHAFGDQYRATDFVVDQPGKFKIIFSPADGSTKKEWEVFDFPAGGCGMGMYNTDESITGFAHSCFQYAIGKKWPLYMSTKNTILKAYDGRFKDIFQDIFEKNYKPEFDKLKIWYEHRLIDDMVAQVLKSSGAFVWACKNYDGDVQSDILAQGFGSLGLMTSVLVCPDGKTIEAEAAHGTVTRHYREHQKGRPTSTNPIASIFAWTRGLEHRGKLDGNPDLIKFSQTLERVCVETVESGTMTKDLAGCIHGLSNVKLNEHYVNTTDFLDAIKTNLDKALGK, encoded by the exons ATGGCTGGATATTTGAAAGTCCTCAGCTCTCTTTCGAGGTCTGCCGGCGCTGCTTTTTCCAGAAACCCCGGGGTGCTCGCTCCGGCTGCAAATTGCCAGACTTCCCAACAAAGAAACT ATGCCGACAAGCGCATCAAAGTGGCCCAGCCAGTGGTGGAGATGGACGGAGACGAGATGACCAGGATCATCTGGGAGTTCATTAAAGAGAAG ctcATCCTGTCCAATGTTGATGTTGAGCTGAAGTATTATGATCTGGGTCTGCCATACCGCGACCAGACTGATGACCAGGTCACCATCGACTCTGCCCTGGCTACTAAGAAGTACCACGTGGCGGTTAAATGTGCCACCATCACACCTGACGAAGCCAGAGTGGAAG AGTTTAGCCTGAAGAAGATGTGGAAGAGCCCCAATGGAACCATCAGGAACATCCTGGGCGGCACCGTTTTCCGTGAGCCAATCATTTGCAAGAACATTCCCAGGCTTGTTCCAGGGTGGACACAGCCCATCACAATCGGCAGACATGCCTTTGGTGATCAG tACAGAGCAACAGACTTTGTTGTCGACCAGCCCGGAAAATTCAAGATCATCTTCTCACCTGCTGATGGCAGTACAAAAAAGGAGTGGGAGGTCTTTGACTTCCCTGCAGGTGGCTGTGGAATGGGAATGTACAACACAGATGAG TCTATTACAGGCTTTGCACACAGCTGCTTCCAGTATGCTATTGGTAAGAAGTGGCCCCTGTACATGAGCACAAAGAACACCATCCTTAAAGCCTATGATGGCAGATTTAAGGACATCTTCCAGGATATATTTGAGAA GAATTACAAGCCTGAGTTTGACAAGCTGAAGATCTGGTATGAGCACAGGCTGATTGATGACATGGTCGCCCAAGTACTCAAGTCTTCTGGAGCCTTTGTTTGGGCTTGCAAGAACTATGACGGAGACGTTCAGTCCGATATCCTCGCACAGG GTTTTGGCTCTCTGGGACTGATGACATCAGTTCTTGTGTGTCCTGATGGCAAGACCATTGAAGCTGAGGCAGCCCATGGCACTGTTACCAGGCACTATCGTGAGCACCAGAAG GGAAGGCCAACCAGCACCAACCCCATTGCCAGCATCTTTGCCTGGACCAGAGGCCTGGAGCACAGAGGCAAACTGGACGGCAACCCTGACCTTATCAA gTTTTCCCAAACTTTGGAGAGGGTGTGTGTAGAGACTGTTGAGAGTGGCACAATGACCAAGGACCTCGCAGGCTGCATCCACGGCTTGTCCAA TGTGAAGCTGAACGAGCATTACGTCAATACTACAGACTTCCTCGACGCCATCAAGACAAATCTGGACAAAGCCCTCGGCAAGTGA
- the znf710a gene encoding zinc finger protein 710a isoform X2, producing MRSLKHLKHHSRNNVEEESSRLVQTYPKMTEGQVDVGTQTEPVVVLSLAQAAVLGLISQNEIFGATIAPNGFYTGEPRECPPPAPESVEYEYADQLIGANGDYLAEPTRELEPQPHCSERRRPGPRGRTKRPRSDEEFERLPHKVPTPQAQVKGERLESDTPPSCIHMNSRRSPGKSENPVSQQGTLKEEQACGNCPSCVRDTPRPQADRQQEQEEESGSRERESKEEDVVVEEEEEEEALNLKTSGENGSPLENRYYESNEVSYESTDMALPGEYEENSQAMLWSDPEGLARRMQIDRLDINVQIDESYCVDVGEGLKRWKCRMCEKSYTSKYNLVTHILGHNGVKPHECLHCGKLFKQPSHLQTHLLTHQGTRPHKCTVCEKAFTQTSHLKRHMLQHSDVKPYSCRFCGRGFAYPSELRTHENKHENGQCHVCTQCGLEFPTYAHLKRHLTTHQGPTTYQCTECHKSFAYRSQLQNHLMKHQNVRPYVCPECGMEFVQIHHLRQHTLTHKGMKEFKCDVCAREFTLSANLKRHMLIHASVRPFQCHICFKTFVQKQTLKTHMIVHLPVKPFKCKVCGKSFNRMYNLLGHMHLHAGSKPFKCPYCTSKFNLKGNLSRHMKVKHGIMDASIDGQEPPQETEGQEDYEEESFEFSERENRANNNNTPDIAKISQIEYYSTYGKGAGRFSTA from the exons ATGAGATCCCTGAAACACCTTAAACATCACTCCAGGAACAATGTG gaggaggagagcagccgCTTGGTGCAGACCTACCCAAAGATGACTGAGGGCCAAGTGGACGtgggcacacagacagagcccGTGGTGGTGCTATCCCTGGCTCAGGCTGCCGTCCTCGGCCTCATCTCCCAGAATGAAATCTTTGGGGCCACCATTGCTCCTAATGGCTTCTACACAGGGGAGCCCAGAGAGTGTCCCCCTCCTGCACCCGAATCAGTGGAGTACGAGTATGCTGACCAGCTCATAGGGGCCAACGGGGACTACCTGGCAGAGCCTACTCGGGAGCTGGAGCCCCAGCCACACTGCAGTGAGAGAAGACGGCCCGGGCCCCGTGGGAGGACCAAGAGGCCCAGAAGTGATGAAGAATTTGAGCGTCTCCCACACAAAGTACCCACTCCACAGGCTCAGGTTAAAGGTGAAAGGCTTGAGTCTGATACACCTCCTTCCTGCATTCATATGAACAGCAGGCGTAGTCCTGGAAAGTCAGAGAACCCAGTCAGCCAACAAGGTACTCTGAAAGAAGAGCAGGCCTGTGGAAATTGTCCCTCATGTGTGAGAGATACACCCAGGCCACAAGCAGATAGACAGCaagaacaggaagaagaaaGCGGTagtagagaaagagagagcaaggaggaagacgtggtggtagaggaagaagaagaggaggaagcactGAACCTCAAAACAAGCGGAGAAAATGGCAGTCCTCTAGAGAACCGGTATTATGAGTCCAATGAGGTGTCGTATGAGTCCACTGACATGGCACTGCCAGGGGAGTATGAGGAGAATAGCCAGGCGATGCTGTGGTCAGACCCAGAGGGCCTGGCCCGACGGATGCAGATTGACCGACTGGACATCAACGTACAGATCGATGAGTCGTACTGTGTAGATGTGGGAGAGGGTCTGAAACGCTGGAAGTGCCGCATGTGTGAGAAGTCATACACATCCAAATATAACCTTGTCACTCATATATTGGGTCATAATGGAGTTAAGCCACATGAATGTCTACACTGTGGGAAGCTTTTCAAGCAACCAAGCCATCTCCAGACTCACCTGCTCACCCACCAGGGAACGCGACCTCACAAGTGTACCGTTTGTGAGAAGGCCTTCACACAGACAAGTCACCTGAAAAGGCACATGCTCCAGCATTCAGACGTCAAGCCATACAGCTGTCGCTTCTGCGGCCGAGGCTTTGCCTACCCCAGTGAGCTGAGAACCCATGAAAACAAACACGAAAATGGCCAGTGTCACGTCTGCACCCAGTGTGGGCTTGAGTTTCCAACTTACGCTCACTTGAAACGTCATTTAACTACTCATCAAGGTCCTACGACATACCAGTGCACAGAGTGCCACAAGTCCTTTGCCTACCGCAGCCAGCTGCAGAACCACCTGATGAAGCACCAGAATGTGCGGCCTTATGTCTGCCCCGAGTGCGGAATGGAGTTCGTCCAGATCCACCACCTCCGACagcacaccctcacacacaag GGTATGAAAGAATTCAAGTGTGACGTCTGTGCTAGAGAGTTCACCTTGTCGGCCAACCTGAAGAGACACATGTTGATCCACGCCAGCGTGAGGCCCTTCCAGTGCCACATCTGCTTCAAGACCTTTGTCCAGAAGCAGACCCTAAAGACGCACATGATTGTTCACCTGCCGGTCAAGCCTTTCAAATGCAAG GTGTGTGGGAAGTCCTTCAACAGAATGTACAACCTCCTTGGCCACATGCACCTCCACGCTGGCAGCAAGCCCTTCAAGTGCCCTTACTGCACTAGCAAGTTCAACCTGAAGGGCAACCTCAGCCGACACATGAAGGTCAAACATGGCATCATGGACGCCTCAATAGATGGGCAAG AACCACCCCAAGAGACAGAAGGCCAGGAGGATTACGAGGAGGAGAGCTTTGAATTCAGTGAGCGAGAAAACCGggctaacaacaacaacacaccagACATTGCTAAAATATCTCAAATAGAGTACTACAGCACCTATGGGAAGGGTGCAGGGCGCTTTAGCACTGCATGA
- the znf710a gene encoding zinc finger protein 710a isoform X1, giving the protein MRSLKHLKHHSRNNVEEESSRLVQTYPKMTEGQVDVGTQTEPVVVLSLAQAAVLGLISQNEIFGATIAPNGFYTGEPRECPPPAPESVEYEYADQLIGANGDYLAEPTRELEPQPHCSERRRPGPRGRTKRPRSDEEFERLPHKVPTPQAQVKGERLESDTPPSCIHMNSRRSPGKSENPVSQQGTLKEEQACGNCPSCVRDTPRPQADRQQEQEEESGSRERESKEEDVVVEEEEEEEALNLKTSGENGSPLENRYYESNEVSYESTDMALPGEYEENSQAMLWSDPEGLARRMQIDRLDINVQIDESYCVDVGEGLKRWKCRMCEKSYTSKYNLVTHILGHNGVKPHECLHCGKLFKQPSHLQTHLLTHQGTRPHKCTVCEKAFTQTSHLKRHMLQHSDVKPYSCRFCGRGFAYPSELRTHENKHENGQCHVCTQCGLEFPTYAHLKRHLTTHQGPTTYQCTECHKSFAYRSQLQNHLMKHQNVRPYVCPECGMEFVQIHHLRQHTLTHKVLAAHAVALKGMKEFKCDVCAREFTLSANLKRHMLIHASVRPFQCHICFKTFVQKQTLKTHMIVHLPVKPFKCKVCGKSFNRMYNLLGHMHLHAGSKPFKCPYCTSKFNLKGNLSRHMKVKHGIMDASIDGQEPPQETEGQEDYEEESFEFSERENRANNNNTPDIAKISQIEYYSTYGKGAGRFSTA; this is encoded by the exons ATGAGATCCCTGAAACACCTTAAACATCACTCCAGGAACAATGTG gaggaggagagcagccgCTTGGTGCAGACCTACCCAAAGATGACTGAGGGCCAAGTGGACGtgggcacacagacagagcccGTGGTGGTGCTATCCCTGGCTCAGGCTGCCGTCCTCGGCCTCATCTCCCAGAATGAAATCTTTGGGGCCACCATTGCTCCTAATGGCTTCTACACAGGGGAGCCCAGAGAGTGTCCCCCTCCTGCACCCGAATCAGTGGAGTACGAGTATGCTGACCAGCTCATAGGGGCCAACGGGGACTACCTGGCAGAGCCTACTCGGGAGCTGGAGCCCCAGCCACACTGCAGTGAGAGAAGACGGCCCGGGCCCCGTGGGAGGACCAAGAGGCCCAGAAGTGATGAAGAATTTGAGCGTCTCCCACACAAAGTACCCACTCCACAGGCTCAGGTTAAAGGTGAAAGGCTTGAGTCTGATACACCTCCTTCCTGCATTCATATGAACAGCAGGCGTAGTCCTGGAAAGTCAGAGAACCCAGTCAGCCAACAAGGTACTCTGAAAGAAGAGCAGGCCTGTGGAAATTGTCCCTCATGTGTGAGAGATACACCCAGGCCACAAGCAGATAGACAGCaagaacaggaagaagaaaGCGGTagtagagaaagagagagcaaggaggaagacgtggtggtagaggaagaagaagaggaggaagcactGAACCTCAAAACAAGCGGAGAAAATGGCAGTCCTCTAGAGAACCGGTATTATGAGTCCAATGAGGTGTCGTATGAGTCCACTGACATGGCACTGCCAGGGGAGTATGAGGAGAATAGCCAGGCGATGCTGTGGTCAGACCCAGAGGGCCTGGCCCGACGGATGCAGATTGACCGACTGGACATCAACGTACAGATCGATGAGTCGTACTGTGTAGATGTGGGAGAGGGTCTGAAACGCTGGAAGTGCCGCATGTGTGAGAAGTCATACACATCCAAATATAACCTTGTCACTCATATATTGGGTCATAATGGAGTTAAGCCACATGAATGTCTACACTGTGGGAAGCTTTTCAAGCAACCAAGCCATCTCCAGACTCACCTGCTCACCCACCAGGGAACGCGACCTCACAAGTGTACCGTTTGTGAGAAGGCCTTCACACAGACAAGTCACCTGAAAAGGCACATGCTCCAGCATTCAGACGTCAAGCCATACAGCTGTCGCTTCTGCGGCCGAGGCTTTGCCTACCCCAGTGAGCTGAGAACCCATGAAAACAAACACGAAAATGGCCAGTGTCACGTCTGCACCCAGTGTGGGCTTGAGTTTCCAACTTACGCTCACTTGAAACGTCATTTAACTACTCATCAAGGTCCTACGACATACCAGTGCACAGAGTGCCACAAGTCCTTTGCCTACCGCAGCCAGCTGCAGAACCACCTGATGAAGCACCAGAATGTGCGGCCTTATGTCTGCCCCGAGTGCGGAATGGAGTTCGTCCAGATCCACCACCTCCGACagcacaccctcacacacaagGTACTGGCAGCGCACGCCGTCGCACTTAAG GGTATGAAAGAATTCAAGTGTGACGTCTGTGCTAGAGAGTTCACCTTGTCGGCCAACCTGAAGAGACACATGTTGATCCACGCCAGCGTGAGGCCCTTCCAGTGCCACATCTGCTTCAAGACCTTTGTCCAGAAGCAGACCCTAAAGACGCACATGATTGTTCACCTGCCGGTCAAGCCTTTCAAATGCAAG GTGTGTGGGAAGTCCTTCAACAGAATGTACAACCTCCTTGGCCACATGCACCTCCACGCTGGCAGCAAGCCCTTCAAGTGCCCTTACTGCACTAGCAAGTTCAACCTGAAGGGCAACCTCAGCCGACACATGAAGGTCAAACATGGCATCATGGACGCCTCAATAGATGGGCAAG AACCACCCCAAGAGACAGAAGGCCAGGAGGATTACGAGGAGGAGAGCTTTGAATTCAGTGAGCGAGAAAACCGggctaacaacaacaacacaccagACATTGCTAAAATATCTCAAATAGAGTACTACAGCACCTATGGGAAGGGTGCAGGGCGCTTTAGCACTGCATGA